The DNA segment TCTTTACGTCTCAATCCACCCTTAGCGTATTCACGACGAATATCTGTCAGTTCCATTTCGTTGCTCCTTTCAATTTTTTGTGATTTTGCGCTGTAATCCTTTGAAACACAAGTCTAAGCCATGGTTTTGTCTCACAGAAGGTGTTCGGTGTTAACAAGATCTCGGTACTCAATCAATCATATTGATAATCTTTATACAAACCGATTACACGCTGAGATCCAAGTGACCAAGATACTGCCTAACCTAATGACGCCCTTTGTTTTATTCTCATTGTTACTGGGAGCTTCAGGGCTGACTGCAACCCACTTTATGGCAGTACAATTCCAAGAAAAAATCGTCACTCAGCAACTCAATGAAGCGGCTAATAAAGCCAATCTACAAATCGATTCTGAACTGGATAAGTTCAAACAGATCCCGGATTTACTCAGCCATGACCCGCGTCTGCTCTCTTATTTTGACTCATCACCACAAACAGACAAGATTTCCGCTGCGCAGCTCAATCAATTGCTGTTTGAATGGTCAAACCAAAGCCAAGCCGACACCATCTATATTCATGACCCGAGCGGCACTGTGGTCGCTTCCAGCAATTACCAAAAGCCTCGTACTTTTGTGGGTGAGAACTTCTCGTTTCGTCCCTACTTTGCTTCAGCCATTCAAGGCAACAATACACAATATGTCGCGCTAGGCGCTCGCTCGAATGTACGCGGTTATTTTTTATCTTCACCACTGTATGTTGAGAATGACATTGTTGGTGTTATCACCGTAAAGGTGAGTTTAGAGAACCTCGAAAACATCCTAACCAGCGACGACTTCGAGATCGTGGTACTCGATTCAAACCAAGTAGTCTTTCTATCAAGCCAAGCTCCATGGCTTTACCATTCATTATTGCCATTAACTCAGCAACAACAAACGGATATCGCACTTCAACGCCAATACGGTCAAAGCGAAATTTCGATCATCGAAGCCTTTCGTTCTTCAAGCTCTCAGTCAGAAGCGAGCAACGCCAATCAATCTAAGAACCTTCAATCCAATGAAATCCGAAAAGAACTCACCGCTAACCAGCTATTCAAGCTTGGTGCTTTTAATCTTTACCCTGCAACGGTCAGCAACAACCAGTACCAAGTCGTCGCCCTAAAAGAGACCAGAGCTGAGCTTATAAAAGTTTTGCAGATCGATGTCATCTTCGTGGTGATTTACAGCTTGGTGGTGCTCATCGCTTGGTCGTGGCGCCAGACTTATCTCGCGAAAGTGGCGTTGACCCGACTCAACCAAAACCTAGAGCAAACCGTTGATAAACGCACTCACTACTTGAAGCAATCCAATCAACAGCTGCAACAAACCCTTTTTCAATACCAAGAGTCGCAGTCGAAGTTGAAACAGACAGAACAAGAGCTGACACAAACCGCAAAATTAGCGGTACTCGGTGAGCTGTCAGCCAGCATTAACCACGAAATCAACCAACCACTTGCAGCGCTACGAACATACAGTGAGAACAGCTTAAAGCTGCTTGAAATGGAACGGACTGACTTGGTCAAAAGCAATCTCGATAAAATGATTGCTTTGAATACCTCAATTACCGACATCATCGCGCGTCTTAAAGTCTTCACTCGCAAGGTCACCAAGCAAGAACATCACGTCGCAAACCTGCATCAATCGATCAACAACGCGACCAGTATTCTTAGTGCGCTAATGATCAAACAAGGCATCACGCTAAGGTTAAGCACAGTGCCAGACGACATTAACATTGCGATTCACCCAACCGAGCTGGAACAAGTACTGGTTAACCTGATTCACAACGCGACTCAAGCGCTTCAACAACAAGTTCTTGAACAGAAAGTCTTGCAGGAGCAACAAAACCTGGAAAACGTAGACCAACAGGCTAGCCCCCAGATAGGCATCGAATGGCAACTGCATCATGACTCTTGTCAGGTGATCATTTGGGATAACGGAATTGGCATGCAGGACGACAAATTAGAAAAATTGTTCGACCCGTTTTTTACCACTAAACCGGAAGGCTTAGGGCTAGGGCTCTCAATATCGAAACGGATTATTGAGGCGTATCACGGCACGATCAGCGCGAACCGATTAGAGCCTTCAGGCATGGTATTCTCGCTAAACATCCCGTTATATAACGATAAGGGCTAACGTGCCGTTGTTATTGTTGATTAGAAAACGAATGTTACATACTGCTAATGTTACATATTGCTAATCTGACATACAGCAAATCACATACTGTTAAGGACTCGACTTTTGCACTCTATGCCTAAACTCTATTTTGTCGACGATGAACCCGCAATCCGAGACTCCGTAGAACAAGCCATGCTCATTGAAGGCATCGATATCGTCTGCTTTCCTAATGCTATTGAGGCTGTCCCGTCCTGAAATGTGTTTACACATTGAGGACTAATGATGACCATTCCAAATAAACACTACGTTAAGCGCACTCAGCGTGATTACACACTAGGCTTTAAATTGCAGGTTGTAGACGCCATCGAAAAAGGCGACATGACCTATAAACAAGCCCAATCAATTTACGGCATACAAGGTCGTTCGACTGTTCTTACTTGGTTAAGAAAGCATGGCAAAATGGATTGGACTACCAACCCAAGGAAGAACACGATGCCTAAATCACCGAGAGCGAATGAAACGCCTGCCCAAAAAATAAAACGACTTGAACAAGAGCTCGAAGATGAACGTCTCAGATGCCTTCTTCTCAATAGGGTTGTTGATATTCTTGATGCTGAGCACGGGATGTCGCTAAGAAAAAAGTATATAGCGAAGGAGCAAGAAGCCTTCAAAAAGAGAAGAAAGTAAGCTTAAGTAAAGCTTGTTCATTGCTCAATATATCTCGTCAGTGTGTCTATCAGAGAGAAAAGCGTGAGACCACTCGTCAGGCTGAGCTTGCTCCTGTGAAAGGGATGGTGCTTGAGCTAAGACGATTCATGCCTCGGCTGGGAGCTCGTAAGCTCTATTTCTTACTGAAGCCGAAGTTGATAGCTAAGGGAATAAAACTTGGCCGTGATGCTTTGTTTAATTACCTCAGAGAAGAGCGCTTACTCGTTAAGCCGAAACGAAGTTACACCAAAACAACGAACAGCAGACACTGGATGAAAAAACATCCGAACTTGCTAAAAGAAGTCGTTCCGTCAAAACCAGAAGAAGTTCTGGTGAGCGACATCACTTATGTTCAGTCAAACGAGGGCGTTCACTACTTGTCATTGGTTACCGATGCCTTCAGCCGTAAAATCATGGGGTATGAAGTTAGCAATGAAATGAAAGCGAGCGATGTTGTGAAGGCTTTAGATATGACGGTAAAAACTCGATGTTATTGTCATGCGACAATCCATCACTCAGATAGAGGGCTTCAGTATTGCTCAAACCTCTATCAAGAGAAACTTAAAAAGCATGGTATAACTCCATCAATGACGGATGGTTATGACTGTTACCAAAACGCGTTAGCTGAGCGGGTCAATGGTATCCTCAAGCAAGAGTTCTTGCTTACTCAGTGCAAAGATCTTCGCGAGTTGAAAACACTTGTTGAAGAGTCAATATATACGTACAACGAAATGAGGCCACATCTCAGCCTAGGTATGAATACGCCAAATAAGATGCATGAAAAAAGCCAGCAACTTGCGTTACTGGCTAACTAAAATCGTCAACGTATTTTAGGACGAGACAGGCATTAAAGAAAATAGATACCGCGCAAGCTGGAATTGTCATCACCGATATTCACATGCCAGTGATGGATGGCATTCAATTGACACAAAAGTTGCTGAGCCAAAATCCTCATTTTCAGATCATCGTCCTTACTGGGCATGGTGACGTGCAAACAGCGGTGTCGGCAATGAAAGCCGGCGCTTACGATTTTCTGGAAAAGCCATTTGTGGTCGATGCCCTACTCACCGCGGTAAAAAAAGCCGCAGATAAACTCGCACTGGTTGAAGAGAACAACTTATTACGTAAAGAGTTGGCGATGCAGAATCAGGTGGGACCAAAACTGATTGGTCAATCGCCATCCATGCAGGCATTACGCCGAGAACTGATCACCTTAGATACCAAAACTCACCCTCTTCTACTGTTTGTCGGCGCTCTAGGGACAGGTAAAAGGGTCACGGCGCAGTACACGCACGATCTACACAGCCATCAATCCGGAGAACTTTGCCCTGTCGCTGCGTTCAATTTACCACGCAATGACCAAGCTACGTTTGATCAGTTTGTCGTGCAATTATTCAGGAAACATCAGGGCGGAACACTTTATATCCATGAAACAGAAGCATTAACTTCACAACAATGGCGTTGGTTGGCGGCTCTAAAACCCACTCTACTTCGTGAAAACTCATGCAAGACCAATGCAACTTGTATCATTATCGCAACCACAATAGTTCCAACTACAATTGTAGGTGAGTTCCGCCGATTTGATTTGCTAACCTTGGCGCAACGAACCGAAGATATTGGCTCCTTGTTTAAGCATTTTGCTCGTGGTGCGGCAAGTCGATATCAGCTGCCGCCACCCGTCATTACAGAAAAAGAGATTCAACGACTCATTGCGACTCATTGGACGGAAAACATTCGTCAGCTTCGCCAACATGCCGAACTCAGAGTGCTGACTCAAATTAAGCAGCCGTCGCTCGACGGTGATATTGGTGAGCAAAGTGACGCGGATGAGCGTGACGTGAGCATTGAGGAGCAGCAACAGTCGTTGAACCAACGCACTGATAGCTTTGAACAAATTATCTTAATTGAGGCACTACATCGCCATCAAGGACGTTTAAAAGAAGTACAACAAGAGCTGCAAGTGTCGCGAAAGACACTGTATGACAAGCTGAGAAAACACCAATTGGATAAAACAGATTTCAAGAACCGATAAGTCTTAAAAAATATATAAATTCAAAGATTTAAAGGAGCAAAATCTTAACATTTATCAAAAGTAAGAATACACTCAATAGGCTTGCACTTTTATTTAGCAAACAAGGACTGTCATGAGCCAGAAGAATTACAGCAAATTGAACGAAACCGAACTTGAGTACGTCGATGATAAAACAGCGGCACTACTACTCAATACGCCCACCAGTGCGCGTATTATGTTATGGGTGATCGTTCTGTTTTTTATTGCTGCTATAGGGTGGTCCGCTTGGGCTGAGATCGATAAAGTCACCGTTGGCCAAGGCAAAGTCATTCCCTCTTCCCAAATCCAAGTAGTGCAAAACCTTGAAGGCGGCCTCGTAAAAGAGATATTAGTAAGGGAAGGTCAACGCGTTCAAAAAGGTCAACAGCTGCTGTTGATCGATGACACTCGATTCCGTTCTGACTTCCGAGAGCGCGAACAACAAGTGGCAAACTTAACTGCCAGCGTGTTGATGCTTTCAGCTTCCTTTAACAGCGTGGTCATCAACGAAGAGTTCTCCGTCGAAAACTGGAAACAAAGTGTGTTACTCGACTACGGCAAACTCGCCTTCCCACCAAAGCTATACGAACTTCAACCTAAACTGGTTAATCGCCAAAAAGCCGAATATCGTCAAGACCTAAACAACCTAAGAAACCAACTTTCCGTTTTTGATCAACAAGTTGAACAGAAGCAACAAGACCTTGTTGAAATAAAATCGCGCGTCAATAACTTAAGACAAAGTTACAAATTCGCCCGCCAAGAGTTAGATATAACAAAACCGCTTGCCGATGAAGGCGTTGTGCCAAGAATTGAACTCCTCAAGCTTCAAAGACAAGTGAATGACACTCGCCGAGAAATGACCTCGAGCGAACTCAAAATCCCTCTCCTTCGTTCCGCAATCAAAGAATCTATGTTAAGCCGTATTGATGCTGCATTGAGCTTCCGCTCGGAACAACAAGAAAAGCTGAACCAAGCACAAGACAAGCTCTCTGCAATGACCGAATCTTCGGTTGGCCTTGAAGACAGAGTAAACCGTACCATCGTGGTCTCTCCCGTAACGGGCACAGTCAAAACGCTCGGTATTAATACCGTGGGTGGTGTTATTCAGCCGGGTATGGACATTGTTGAGATTGTACCGACTGAAGACTCGCTATTGGTTGAAGCTAAAATCGCTCCGCAAGATATCGCATTCCTACGCCCAGAACTGACCGCCATTGTTAAATTTAGTGCCTATGACTTCACAAAATATGGCGGTTTGGAAGGTGTGTTAGAACACATCAGCGCCGATACCACTCAAGATGAAGAAGGCAATAGCTTCTACATCGTGCGTGTACGTACCGATAAATACAGTTTTGGACACAACGAAGAGTTGCCGATCATTCCTGGTATGACAGCCTCTGTCGATATCATCACGGGCAAGAGAACCGTACTTGAGTACATGTTGAAGCCACTATTAAGCGCTCAAAACAACGCATTAAAAGAATAAGGACGCTTGATGCTTGATAGCGCCTTTCAATACACAGTGAACAGACAAGAGCAGAGGCTATGAAATCTCGGATTTCGTTATTGTTGCTGGTCCTCACCTCTTTTACCTCAGTGGCGCTCAACAAGAGCGACCAAAGATGGATAGACGCGGTTACTGCAACTTATGGGGAAAGAGCCGGAAAACGAGTGGCAACATGGCGCTCCAGTATGACGTCGTACGAAGGGCTAAGTGAAACGGAAAAGCTCAATTCGGTAAACCAATTCTTTAACCAAATGTACTTTGTCGATGACAACATACTGTGGGGAAAGAATGACTACTGGGCGACACCACTGGAGTTTTTAGGCAGCAACGCGGGTGATTGCGAAGACTTCACTATCGCAAAATACTTCTCTTTACTTGAACTCGGCGTCCCAGATAAAAAATTACGATTGGTGTACGTAAAAGCACTTGAGCTAAACCAATTCCATATGGTGTTGGCGTACTACTCAACACCCAGTGCAGAACCACTAATTTTGGATAACTTAAACCCTGAAATAAAACGCGGTTCTAAACGCGGAGACCTGCGACCGATATACAGTTTCAATGGTAAAAACCTTTGGTTAATTAAGTCGGCAGCAGGCAGCGGTAAGTTGGCAGGGAAATCTTCAAGATTGAGCTTATGGAACGACCTACGTTCTCGTGAGCGCTCTCTCAATTTAAACAAACCCATTATCAATTACGATGAGTAGGTACAATGACTTTATATAAACAGCTTGTGGTCGGGATGGTTGCGGTATTCATACTGCTGATGACGTCAGTTTTTATGATCGAATTCAATACCACCCGTGGATACTTAGAGGAGCAGCAACGCTCTGAGGTAAGTAATACCATTAATACTGTTGGACTGGCTCTCGCCCCTTACCTAGAAGAAAAGGACAAGGTGGCAGTGGAGTCTGTTATCAACGCCCTATTTGATGGCAGTTCTTATTCCGTCGTGCGATTGATTTTCCTAGACACCGGAGATGACATTCTCCGTTCATACCCTGTAAAGCCAACCGGCGTACCAGAGTGGTTTACTAACCTTAACCTATTTGAGCCTGTTCATGACCGCCGCGTAATTACCAGTGGCTGGATGCAACTGGCAGAAGTCGAGATCGTAAGTCACCCTGGTCCTGCCTACGATCAGCTTTGGCAAGCGTTCATCCGCTTACTGAGCATCTTTGGCACGATCTTCTTGCTCGGTTTAGTGTCTATCTCTTGGATCCTTAAGCGTGCTTTACGCCCGCTCTCGTTGATCATTACCAAGATGGATCAGATCGCCAAGAATCAGTTTGGAGAACCACTGGCTCGTCCAAAGACAAAAGATCTCACCTTGGTTGTCGATGGTATCAACCACATGTCGACCCAAGTTGAACTGGCCTTTAAAAACCAAGCGAAAGAAGCTCAAAAGCTGCGTGAAAGAGCGTATATCGACCCTGTATCTCAGCTAGGCAACCGCGCTTACTACATGTCTCAATTAACTCAATGGTTAGAAGAGTCGAGTTTAGGTGGTTTAGCGGTACTTAAAGCTGAGTTTATTAGTGAAGAGTACGACGAAAAAGGCTATCAAGAAGGTGATGCCTTGGTTCATCAACTGGCTGAACAGCTGCAAGCTTCAATCTCATCGCCAGATATCACCATTGCTCGTATTTCTAGTGACGAATTCGGTTTCATCATGCCGAACATTGATGAAAGCGAACTTAAACTTGTTGCTGGCAGCATCGTAAACTGCATTCAAAACCTAGGTTCAGACCCAACAGGTACGGCGAATCCACACATCGCGCTAGGTGTTACATACAGCAACACGCGAAAAACCAGTACCGAAATTATGTCGTTGGTCGATAACGCACTCTCAAGTGCGAAGGCGAACCGTGAACTGACTTACGGCTACGTAACGGCAGACGATCATGGTGCTGTAATGGGCAAACAACAATGGCGTATGTTGGTTGAAGAAGCGATCATCAACGACCTTGTCACCTTCCGTCTGCAAGCTGCAAACAATAGCTTTGGCAAAACGTATCACCAAGAAGTGTTCTCTGCGATTGAAAAAGAGGGAGTTCGTTACGGTGCAAACCAATATCTATACGCACTAGAACAGTTAGAAATGAGCCACATTCTCGACCAATACGTTATCGAGAAGATGATTGAGAAACTGAATGCGAAAGAAGTCACGAGCCCCGTTGCTATCAATATTTCGCCAAGCAGTATTTCTCAGCCAAGCTTCATCCGTTGGATTGGTAAAACTCTTGAACACAATGCCTCAATTGCTCACCTGTTACATTTTGAGATTCCAGAAAATTGTTTCATCAATGTTCCGCACTACACGGCGCTGCTGTGTAACACCATTCGTAACGCTGAGTCCGTATTCGGGGTTGATAACTACGGACGTAATTTCCAATCATTGGATTACATCAACGAGTACCGCCCAAGCTATGTGAAGTTGGATTACTTGTTTACGCACAACCTTGATGATGAAAAACAGAAATTCACCTTAACGTCGATCTCTAGAACCGCTCACAACCTAGGCATAACCACCATTGCGTCTCGAATAGAAACTCAGACTCAGCTAGATATCCTGTCTGATAACTACGTAGAAGTGTTCCAAGGCTTCATTGTTGATAAATAGTTGTAAGGGTTATATCGCATGCAAGATCCACTATTAAACTCACTGATCTACGTTAGTCGGTATTACGGGTTAGCTAACTCGCCCGAAGCGTTGATCAATGGGCTACCACTATCCGATGGAAAGCTAACCCCTTTCCTATTCCCTCGTTCTGCTGAACGAGCGGGATTAGTGGCGAAAGAAAACCGTTCCGAGTTAGAAAGTATTCCTCACCTAATTCTGCCTGCTATTCTACTTCTCAAACAGGGCGAAGCATGTGTTCTAAATAGTATCGATTTAGAAAAACAAGAAGCAGAGATCATCACCGCAGAAAGCGGGATGGTGCCTATCGTCATTACAATCGATGAACTCAAAGAACAATTCATCGGCCGCTACTTCTTGGTAAAAAAACAATTCCGTTATGATGAACGTTCACCAGAGGTTCTAAAAACACGCAAAGGTCACTGGTTTTGGAGCACCATTTGGGAATCTAAAAACATCTATCGTGATGTGTTGATTGCATCCATTCTGATCAATATCTTCGCCATTGCCGCGCCAATGTTTACTCGTTTGGTGTACGACAAAGTAGTCCCCAACCTCGCTTTT comes from the Vibrio splendidus genome and includes:
- a CDS encoding transglutaminase-like cysteine peptidase: MKSRISLLLLVLTSFTSVALNKSDQRWIDAVTATYGERAGKRVATWRSSMTSYEGLSETEKLNSVNQFFNQMYFVDDNILWGKNDYWATPLEFLGSNAGDCEDFTIAKYFSLLELGVPDKKLRLVYVKALELNQFHMVLAYYSTPSAEPLILDNLNPEIKRGSKRGDLRPIYSFNGKNLWLIKSAAGSGKLAGKSSRLSLWNDLRSRERSLNLNKPIINYDE
- a CDS encoding HlyD family type I secretion periplasmic adaptor subunit, encoding MSQKNYSKLNETELEYVDDKTAALLLNTPTSARIMLWVIVLFFIAAIGWSAWAEIDKVTVGQGKVIPSSQIQVVQNLEGGLVKEILVREGQRVQKGQQLLLIDDTRFRSDFREREQQVANLTASVLMLSASFNSVVINEEFSVENWKQSVLLDYGKLAFPPKLYELQPKLVNRQKAEYRQDLNNLRNQLSVFDQQVEQKQQDLVEIKSRVNNLRQSYKFARQELDITKPLADEGVVPRIELLKLQRQVNDTRREMTSSELKIPLLRSAIKESMLSRIDAALSFRSEQQEKLNQAQDKLSAMTESSVGLEDRVNRTIVVSPVTGTVKTLGINTVGGVIQPGMDIVEIVPTEDSLLVEAKIAPQDIAFLRPELTAIVKFSAYDFTKYGGLEGVLEHISADTTQDEEGNSFYIVRVRTDKYSFGHNEELPIIPGMTASVDIITGKRTVLEYMLKPLLSAQNNALKE
- a CDS encoding sensor histidine kinase; translated protein: MTKILPNLMTPFVLFSLLLGASGLTATHFMAVQFQEKIVTQQLNEAANKANLQIDSELDKFKQIPDLLSHDPRLLSYFDSSPQTDKISAAQLNQLLFEWSNQSQADTIYIHDPSGTVVASSNYQKPRTFVGENFSFRPYFASAIQGNNTQYVALGARSNVRGYFLSSPLYVENDIVGVITVKVSLENLENILTSDDFEIVVLDSNQVVFLSSQAPWLYHSLLPLTQQQQTDIALQRQYGQSEISIIEAFRSSSSQSEASNANQSKNLQSNEIRKELTANQLFKLGAFNLYPATVSNNQYQVVALKETRAELIKVLQIDVIFVVIYSLVVLIAWSWRQTYLAKVALTRLNQNLEQTVDKRTHYLKQSNQQLQQTLFQYQESQSKLKQTEQELTQTAKLAVLGELSASINHEINQPLAALRTYSENSLKLLEMERTDLVKSNLDKMIALNTSITDIIARLKVFTRKVTKQEHHVANLHQSINNATSILSALMIKQGITLRLSTVPDDINIAIHPTELEQVLVNLIHNATQALQQQVLEQKVLQEQQNLENVDQQASPQIGIEWQLHHDSCQVIIWDNGIGMQDDKLEKLFDPFFTTKPEGLGLGLSISKRIIEAYHGTISANRLEPSGMVFSLNIPLYNDKG
- a CDS encoding IS3 family transposase (programmed frameshift), producing MTIPNKHYVKRTQRDYTLGFKLQVVDAIEKGDMTYKQAQSIYGIQGRSTVLTWLRKHGKMDWTTNPRKNTMPKSPRANETPAQKIKRLEQELEDERLRCLLLNRVVDILDAEHGMSLRKKYIAKGARSLQKEKKVSLSKACSLLNISRQCVYQREKRETTRQAELAPVKGMVLELRRFMPRLGARKLYFLLKPKLIAKGIKLGRDALFNYLREERLLVKPKRSYTKTTNSRHWMKKHPNLLKEVVPSKPEEVLVSDITYVQSNEGVHYLSLVTDAFSRKIMGYEVSNEMKASDVVKALDMTVKTRCYCHATIHHSDRGLQYCSNLYQEKLKKHGITPSMTDGYDCYQNALAERVNGILKQEFLLTQCKDLRELKTLVEESIYTYNEMRPHLSLGMNTPNKMHEKSQQLALLAN
- a CDS encoding bifunctional diguanylate cyclase/phosphodiesterase; amino-acid sequence: MTLYKQLVVGMVAVFILLMTSVFMIEFNTTRGYLEEQQRSEVSNTINTVGLALAPYLEEKDKVAVESVINALFDGSSYSVVRLIFLDTGDDILRSYPVKPTGVPEWFTNLNLFEPVHDRRVITSGWMQLAEVEIVSHPGPAYDQLWQAFIRLLSIFGTIFLLGLVSISWILKRALRPLSLIITKMDQIAKNQFGEPLARPKTKDLTLVVDGINHMSTQVELAFKNQAKEAQKLRERAYIDPVSQLGNRAYYMSQLTQWLEESSLGGLAVLKAEFISEEYDEKGYQEGDALVHQLAEQLQASISSPDITIARISSDEFGFIMPNIDESELKLVAGSIVNCIQNLGSDPTGTANPHIALGVTYSNTRKTSTEIMSLVDNALSSAKANRELTYGYVTADDHGAVMGKQQWRMLVEEAIINDLVTFRLQAANNSFGKTYHQEVFSAIEKEGVRYGANQYLYALEQLEMSHILDQYVIEKMIEKLNAKEVTSPVAINISPSSISQPSFIRWIGKTLEHNASIAHLLHFEIPENCFINVPHYTALLCNTIRNAESVFGVDNYGRNFQSLDYINEYRPSYVKLDYLFTHNLDDEKQKFTLTSISRTAHNLGITTIASRIETQTQLDILSDNYVEVFQGFIVDK